In the genome of Mucilaginibacter defluvii, one region contains:
- a CDS encoding DEAD/DEAH box helicase produces MKERKAIPTVTVNYKSTKSSTTSNELGMRAMQERAYEKRGEQYLLIKSPPASGKSRALMFIALDKLNNQGINQAIIAVPEKSIGSSFANEQLTKYGFHYDWVVEPRWNLCNAPGEDGSKVNSVKTFLESNDKVLVCTHSTFRFALDRFGVEMFDNRLIAVDEFHHVSADEGNVLGTQLKQLVARDSVHIVAMTGSYFRGDANPVLMPEDEAKFETVTYTYYEQLNGYEYLKTLNLGYYFYSGAYADEIINVLNADEKTIIHIPNVNSRESMGDKIKEVEHIIEELGSWQGIDPKTGFHLVKTKDGRTLKIADLVDDDVAKRNRVAAALKLPEAKKNRDHVDVIIALGMAKEGFDWIWCEHALTIGYRSSLTEIVQIIGRATRDAPNKTHARFTNLIAEPDANEGAVTDAVNDTLKAISASLLMEQVLAPRFNFTPKRPQNGPVEGYDYGENGYDPEKENIGFNEETGQFQIEIKGLTLPKSKDAVRICKEDLNEVIAAFAQDKQTIERGLFDKELVPQELTQVRMGKIIKERYPELDDEDIEAVRQHAIAAINLTQKAKETLNNDEELSSRGSTALIDGVRRFTMDVRDLDVDWIDSINPFSEAYSILSKAMTEQSLKAMAEVISGKKPNITLDEARELAKRALKFKKERGRLPEIKSADPWEQRMAQGIAFLARIKAEERNG; encoded by the coding sequence ATGAAAGAGAGAAAAGCAATTCCAACAGTTACAGTCAATTATAAAAGCACAAAAAGTTCGACGACATCAAACGAACTTGGCATGAGAGCTATGCAAGAGCGTGCGTATGAGAAGCGAGGCGAACAATATTTGCTTATAAAATCACCACCCGCATCCGGTAAAAGTCGTGCGCTGATGTTTATCGCGCTTGATAAATTAAATAATCAGGGAATTAATCAAGCTATAATAGCTGTGCCAGAAAAATCCATCGGTTCCAGCTTTGCTAATGAGCAATTAACAAAATATGGGTTTCATTATGATTGGGTTGTTGAGCCCAGATGGAATCTTTGTAACGCTCCTGGTGAGGATGGTAGCAAGGTTAATTCAGTAAAAACATTTTTAGAAAGTAACGATAAAGTTTTGGTATGTACGCATTCTACTTTTCGTTTTGCATTAGACCGATTTGGCGTAGAAATGTTTGATAATAGGCTTATAGCCGTCGATGAATTTCACCACGTCAGCGCTGATGAGGGTAATGTATTGGGTACTCAACTAAAACAACTTGTTGCAAGGGATAGCGTACATATTGTAGCAATGACTGGTTCCTATTTTCGAGGGGATGCTAATCCCGTACTAATGCCCGAAGATGAAGCTAAATTTGAAACTGTTACTTACACTTATTACGAGCAACTTAACGGATATGAATACCTAAAAACCTTGAATTTGGGCTATTATTTTTATAGTGGTGCTTACGCTGATGAGATTATAAACGTACTTAATGCTGACGAAAAAACCATTATACATATCCCGAATGTAAATAGCCGGGAAAGTATGGGTGATAAAATTAAAGAGGTTGAACATATTATAGAGGAATTAGGTAGCTGGCAAGGCATTGACCCTAAAACGGGCTTTCATTTAGTCAAAACAAAAGATGGGAGAACTTTAAAGATTGCAGACCTGGTGGACGACGACGTTGCCAAACGAAACAGGGTTGCTGCCGCTTTGAAATTACCTGAAGCAAAAAAAAACCGTGATCATGTAGATGTTATAATTGCGCTTGGCATGGCTAAAGAAGGTTTTGACTGGATTTGGTGCGAACATGCCTTGACAATCGGTTATCGCTCCAGTCTTACAGAAATTGTTCAAATTATTGGACGCGCAACGCGTGATGCCCCTAATAAAACACATGCCCGATTCACAAATTTAATCGCTGAACCCGATGCTAACGAAGGCGCGGTAACGGACGCAGTAAATGATACACTTAAAGCAATATCAGCAAGTTTGCTGATGGAACAAGTTTTGGCACCAAGATTTAATTTTACACCGAAAAGACCGCAAAACGGGCCGGTGGAAGGATATGATTACGGGGAAAATGGCTACGATCCAGAAAAGGAAAATATAGGTTTTAATGAAGAAACTGGACAATTTCAAATAGAAATTAAGGGCCTAACCTTGCCTAAGAGTAAAGACGCTGTACGTATTTGTAAGGAGGATTTGAATGAGGTTATAGCCGCTTTTGCGCAAGATAAGCAGACGATTGAACGCGGCTTGTTTGATAAAGAGTTAGTTCCACAAGAATTAACACAAGTCCGAATGGGGAAAATCATTAAAGAACGCTATCCTGAATTGGATGATGAGGATATTGAAGCTGTTCGGCAACATGCTATCGCTGCTATTAATCTTACTCAAAAAGCTAAGGAAACGCTCAATAATGATGAAGAGTTAAGCAGCCGGGGCAGCACCGCTTTAATAGATGGCGTACGCAGATTTACAATGGATGTGCGCGATCTTGATGTGGATTGGATTGACAGCATTAACCCATTCAGCGAAGCTTACTCTATTTTATCTAAAGCAATGACGGAGCAAAGTTTAAAAGCTATGGCTGAAGTCATTTCAGGAAAAAAACCAAATATTACTTTGGATGAAGCACGAGAACTTGCCAAACGAGCGTTAAAATTTAAGAAAGAAAGAGGAAGATTACCTGAAATTAAATCCGCAGATCCTTGGGAGCAGCGTATGGCACAAGGTATCGCATTTCTTGCCCGTATTAAAGCTGAAGAAAGAAATGGCTAA
- a CDS encoding class I SAM-dependent DNA methyltransferase — MNAVEIEEAISSLAEQPFVRAEFPFSFLAAFGNKETTIKRLRTGNNNKSDIVGGVLQQNNIHIAVCDEGRVNETLLLLKQSPSTVKGKVKFILATDGKDFQAEDVFSGETVSCEYSTFHNYFGFFLPLAGISTVKQIRENAFDIKATSRLNKLYIELLRHNPEWASPERRHDMNHFLARLIFCFFAEDTDIFQGNGLFTDTVQKISASDASNTHEVISEIFRSMDVKQQDRIEKKIKNWAMPFPYVNGQLFSGSTETPKFTKIARSYLLHVGNLDWKKINPDIFGSMIQAVADIDERGELGMHYTSVPNILKVLNPLFLDDLREQLADAGDNSRKLLNLRKRISRIRIFDPACGSGNFLVIAYKQLREIEYEINLRRNENNQPTEIPLTNFRGVELRDFSAEVARLALIIAEYQCDLLYRGQQLALAEFLPLNAENWIICGNSLRLDWFGLLDVKGKGVQLFGDDLFNTPKDQSEIEFENEGGEYYICGNPPYLGSKRQNDLHKDDLKNVFEKYTDDWKPLDYVAAWLIKAAEFGSVSNTATALVTTNSICQGQQVAILWPLIFRTGHEISFAHTSFKWANLATHNAGVTVVIVGIKKNVKGKRKIFETDENGKSIVRQVENINPYLVSGENIVVKNSKDQISKLPEFSRGNSPTDGGHLLLDSYEVEYLGLTEEQKEKFIRPFVGSLELIRGIQRFCIWIEDENIQEALNIPSIYSRIQKVKAFRLESSKKATINAANWPHRFDERKPLPESPIICVPVTSSENREYLPVGLLKSQTAISNSSFGMPCEELWVLALIASKMNLIWVATVCSRMRTDYRFTNTMGWNTFPVPLLTEKNKSDLTRCAEDILIARERHFPATIADLYDSEEMPEDLRRAHERNDEVIERIYIGRQFRNDTERLQKLFDLYTNITSKPKAL, encoded by the coding sequence ATGAATGCAGTAGAAATCGAAGAAGCCATATCATCGTTAGCAGAGCAACCTTTTGTTCGTGCTGAATTTCCTTTTTCGTTTTTAGCGGCTTTCGGAAATAAAGAAACCACAATAAAACGTCTGAGGACGGGAAATAATAATAAATCAGATATTGTTGGGGGCGTTTTACAGCAAAACAACATTCATATTGCTGTTTGCGATGAAGGTAGAGTAAATGAAACTTTGCTTTTATTGAAACAAAGCCCTTCAACCGTCAAAGGGAAAGTTAAATTTATTTTGGCTACTGATGGAAAGGATTTTCAGGCGGAAGATGTTTTTAGTGGAGAAACAGTAAGTTGCGAATATTCAACCTTTCATAACTATTTTGGTTTTTTTTTACCGCTTGCCGGAATTAGTACTGTAAAACAGATTCGAGAAAATGCCTTTGATATAAAGGCAACCAGTCGCTTGAATAAACTCTATATTGAGTTACTTCGCCACAATCCTGAATGGGCTTCACCTGAGCGCAGGCATGATATGAACCATTTTTTGGCTCGATTAATCTTTTGCTTTTTCGCAGAAGATACAGATATATTTCAAGGCAATGGCCTTTTCACTGATACAGTTCAAAAGATAAGTGCGAGTGATGCATCCAACACTCATGAAGTTATTAGTGAGATCTTTCGCTCGATGGATGTTAAGCAACAAGATCGGATTGAAAAGAAAATAAAAAATTGGGCAATGCCATTCCCTTACGTGAATGGACAGTTATTTTCAGGATCAACGGAAACGCCAAAATTTACAAAAATCGCACGTTCCTATCTACTGCATGTCGGTAATCTTGACTGGAAGAAAATCAACCCTGATATATTTGGTTCAATGATTCAAGCAGTTGCTGACATCGATGAACGTGGGGAATTAGGGATGCACTACACATCAGTTCCTAATATATTAAAGGTTCTAAATCCATTATTTTTAGATGATCTTAGAGAGCAATTAGCAGATGCAGGCGATAATTCGCGCAAGTTACTAAATTTACGTAAGCGTATCTCACGTATAAGAATATTCGATCCAGCTTGTGGCTCTGGAAATTTCCTTGTAATCGCTTATAAGCAATTACGTGAAATTGAGTATGAGATAAATTTACGGCGTAATGAAAACAATCAACCAACGGAAATACCTCTTACAAATTTTAGAGGGGTTGAACTTCGGGATTTTTCAGCTGAAGTTGCAAGGTTGGCTTTAATTATTGCCGAATATCAATGCGATTTACTCTATCGTGGTCAACAACTTGCATTAGCAGAATTTTTACCGTTAAATGCAGAAAATTGGATTATCTGTGGAAATTCACTTCGTTTAGATTGGTTTGGCCTGTTGGACGTAAAAGGTAAAGGTGTACAACTTTTTGGTGATGATCTTTTTAACACCCCTAAAGACCAATCGGAAATCGAGTTTGAAAATGAGGGAGGTGAATATTATATATGTGGCAATCCTCCTTATTTAGGAAGCAAAAGACAGAATGACCTTCATAAAGATGATTTAAAAAATGTTTTCGAAAAATACACGGATGATTGGAAACCGTTGGATTACGTTGCGGCTTGGTTAATTAAAGCTGCAGAATTTGGAAGTGTTTCAAATACTGCTACAGCTTTAGTAACTACTAATTCGATTTGCCAAGGGCAACAGGTTGCAATACTATGGCCGCTTATATTTCGAACAGGGCATGAAATTTCATTTGCACATACTTCATTTAAGTGGGCCAATCTGGCAACTCATAATGCCGGCGTTACAGTTGTGATAGTCGGTATTAAAAAGAACGTTAAGGGAAAACGCAAAATATTTGAAACTGACGAAAACGGAAAAAGTATAGTTCGGCAAGTAGAAAACATCAATCCGTATTTAGTATCTGGCGAAAACATAGTAGTAAAAAATAGTAAAGATCAAATTAGTAAGCTACCAGAGTTTAGCAGAGGAAATTCACCAACAGATGGTGGACACTTACTTTTAGATTCTTATGAAGTAGAATATTTAGGTTTAACTGAAGAACAGAAAGAAAAGTTTATTCGACCTTTTGTAGGCTCTCTCGAACTTATTCGAGGTATACAAAGGTTTTGCATTTGGATAGAGGATGAAAATATTCAAGAAGCCTTAAATATACCCTCTATCTATTCAAGAATACAGAAAGTTAAAGCCTTTCGACTTGAAAGTTCAAAAAAAGCCACGATCAATGCTGCAAATTGGCCGCATCGATTCGACGAAAGAAAACCTTTGCCTGAATCGCCCATAATTTGTGTTCCAGTAACAAGTTCCGAGAATAGAGAGTATTTACCAGTTGGTCTTCTAAAATCACAAACCGCCATTTCTAATTCATCCTTTGGGATGCCTTGCGAGGAGTTGTGGGTTTTGGCGCTTATAGCATCAAAAATGAATTTAATTTGGGTTGCAACTGTTTGTTCCAGAATGAGAACAGATTACCGATTTACAAATACAATGGGATGGAATACGTTTCCAGTTCCTCTTTTAACTGAAAAAAACAAATCTGATCTAACACGATGTGCAGAGGACATTCTCATCGCAAGGGAACGGCATTTTCCTGCCACCATCGCAGATTTGTACGATTCAGAAGAAATGCCAGAGGATTTGCGACGTGCGCATGAACGCAACGATGAAGTTATTGAACGTATATATATCGGGCGACAATTCAGAAATGATACTGAACGACTTCAAAAACTTTTTGACCTTTATACCAATATTACCTCTAAACCTAAGGCTTTATGA